In the Rhizophagus irregularis chromosome 8, complete sequence genome, one interval contains:
- a CDS encoding uncharacterized protein (SECRETED:cutsite_ISS-FP; SECRETED:prob_0.7357); SECRETED:SignalP(1-20), protein MNKLIILLTVFTIFFTFISSFPTTFDKRQSFTPAKNISSKSEFTYYWVSFENDFKSTKTADVKTCKGKLIATVNLDFAIDMKTEGTGITKSGRVINLGDCSCGSNSFSCFEELDKTKFPFGSSSNETPLIPYITVAANDIRAGTLLYIKKLDGMKLPNSKVHNGCVKVDDNGHGFGGKHIDWFVVKESNYEFLDNRDPFTSVVVSNGTLPNGQKCALLNYS, encoded by the exons ATGAACAAACTCATTATCTTATTAACGgttttcacaatttttttcacttttatttcATCGTTTCCAACAACTTTTGATAAACGTCAATCATTTACCCCAGCTAAAAATATATCAAGTAAATCGGAATTCACTTATTACTGGGTTTCATTCGAAAATGATTTCAAAAGTACCAAAACAGCTGATGTTAAAACATGCAAAGGTAAATTAATTGCAACGGTAAATTTGGATTTTGCTATTGATATGAAAACGGAAGGAACTGGTATAACTAAGTCCGGTAGAGTCATTAATCTTGGTG attGTAGCTGTGGTTCAAATTCATTTTCTTGTTTTGAAGAActtgataaaacaaaatttcctttcGGCAGTTCATCGAATGAAACACCATTGATTCCTTACATTACTGTAGCGGCCAATGATATTCGTGCAGGAACATTACTCTACATTAAAAAACTTGACGGAATGAAATTGCCGAACTCTAAAGTTCACAATGGTTGCGTTAAAGTTGATGATAATGGTCACGGATTCGGGGGAAAACATATTGATTGGTTTGTCGTTAAAGAATCTAATTATGAGTTCTTGGATAATAGAGATCCATTCACTAGTGTTGTAGTATCCAATGGTACATTACCAAATGGACAAAAATGtgctcttttaaattattcataa
- a CDS encoding uncharacterized protein (SECRETED:cutsite_SLS-FP; SECRETED:prob_0.5596); SECRETED:SignalP(1-23) — MFKSLAFLLILTFTLMIATLSLSFPTSQLSADELISSTIERRATSPFTKLISNKSVFTYYWVANEVDHKSNSVVTLKDCKKRTVATVNRDFAIEMKTEGSGRGKSGDVFNFDDCSCGSSFNCFVRLDKKKFPFGLAANGNALRPFITVAANDLRPGQLLFIPALVDLALPGGKRHNGCVIVEDRGHGFGGKHIDFFVASESTYKTLDKQKSITNVQVFDGTASDGKKCTLQNYTV, encoded by the exons atgttcAAATCCCTCGCCTTCCTCTTAATTCTTACTTTCACTTTGATGATCGCAACCTTATCTCTTTCTTTTCCAACATCCCAACTTTCTGCTGATGAGTTGATTTCATCAACAATTGAAAGACGCGCCACCTCTCCTTTTACAAAACTTATTTCAAATAAGTCagtatttacttattattggGTTGCAAATGAAGTGGATCACAAATCAAATAGTGTGGTCACACTTAAAGattgtaaaaaaagaacggttgCGACCGTAAATCGTGACTTCGCTATCGAAATGAAAACGGAAGGATCTGGCCGTGGCAAATCTGGAGATGTGTTTAATTTTgatg attGTTCATGTGGATCTTCTTTTAACTGTTTTGTGAGACTTGACAAGAAAAAATTCCCGTTCGGTCTTGCAGCAAATGGAAATGCTCTCAGACCTTTTATTACTGTAGCAGCTAATGACCTTCGTCCAGgccaattattatttatcccAGCTCTTGTAGATTTGGCCTTACCCGGTGGAAAACGTCATAACGGATGTGTAATTGTCGAAGATAGAGGTCACGGTTTTGGTGGAAAacatattgatttttttgttgCTTCTGAATCCACTTACAAAACTTTGgataaacaaaaaagtatTACTAATGTCCAAGTTTTTGATGGAACTGCTTCAGATGGAAAAAAATGCACCCTTCagaattatactgtataa